The proteins below are encoded in one region of bacterium:
- a CDS encoding PfkB family carbohydrate kinase has product MNHISPVRAEEILNAARGKRIAVLGDFMLDRHLSGSVKRISPEAPVPVVEIESESTGLGGAGNVVQNLGTLGVEPFAFGVMGEDAAGQVMLGHLEICGAVTSGMIITAGRRTTEKTRIIAHDQHVVRADRETLGDISAAEENRLLAALESAMPTLQAIILQDYNKGVLTGHVIESALKIAAAHNVQVGVDPKFEHFFDYRGTHLFKPNLRELERAMGVKIGDETQLADAGRALFDRISPDLLLVTRGERGMTLFHGRDVMQHIPTRAIKVSDVSGAGDTVISTCMAAEAGGANPAEAAVMANYAAGIVCGEVGVVPIERQRLLDVIAQRD; this is encoded by the coding sequence ATGAATCACATCTCACCTGTCCGCGCGGAAGAAATTCTGAATGCCGCCCGTGGGAAGCGCATTGCCGTGCTGGGTGACTTTATGCTTGACCGGCATCTGTCCGGCAGTGTGAAGCGGATCAGCCCGGAAGCTCCGGTGCCGGTGGTGGAAATCGAATCCGAGAGCACGGGGCTGGGCGGTGCGGGAAATGTGGTGCAGAACCTCGGCACGTTAGGCGTGGAACCCTTTGCCTTCGGCGTGATGGGTGAAGATGCCGCCGGCCAGGTGATGCTGGGCCATCTGGAAATCTGCGGAGCGGTTACTTCCGGAATGATCATTACCGCCGGACGCCGCACCACCGAGAAGACCCGCATTATCGCGCACGATCAGCATGTGGTCCGGGCCGACCGTGAGACGCTGGGTGATATTTCCGCCGCTGAAGAGAACCGGTTGCTGGCCGCTTTGGAAAGCGCCATGCCGACGCTTCAGGCCATCATCCTGCAGGACTACAACAAGGGCGTGCTGACAGGCCACGTGATCGAATCCGCGTTGAAAATCGCTGCCGCGCACAACGTGCAGGTCGGCGTCGATCCCAAGTTCGAGCACTTCTTCGACTACCGCGGGACACACCTGTTCAAGCCGAATCTGCGGGAACTGGAGCGCGCGATGGGAGTCAAGATCGGTGACGAAACGCAGCTTGCGGATGCGGGACGGGCTCTGTTTGACAGGATTTCCCCCGACCTGTTGCTGGTGACGCGCGGCGAACGCGGTATGACGCTGTTTCATGGCCGGGATGTCATGCAGCATATTCCCACCCGCGCCATCAAGGTCAGCGACGTTTCCGGTGCGGGTGACACGGTTATTTCCACATGTATGGCTGCCGAAGCGGGCGGCGCAAACCCGGCGGAAGCCGCGGTAATGGCCAATTATGCGGCCGGAATCGTTTGCGGTGAAGTCGGTGTGGTTCCCATCGAGCGGCAGCGGTTGCTTGATGTGATCGCGCAGCGAGACTGA
- the frr gene encoding ribosome recycling factor gives MVKEIVADCELRMNKSVEKLRLELTHIRTGKASVGLVEPIRVDVYGSEMPLAQVASVSTPDAKSIVIQPWDKSTLGAIGKAIQMSDLGLNPMNDGTMIRLTIPPLTEERRKDLVKLVKKYVEEAKVAVRNIRRDANEHIKKLEKNHEISEDETKKAEHRTQEMTDKHIKEMDHLFDLKEKEILEG, from the coding sequence ATGGTCAAGGAAATCGTAGCGGACTGCGAACTGCGGATGAATAAATCCGTAGAGAAACTCCGTCTGGAATTGACGCACATTCGGACGGGGAAGGCATCGGTCGGGTTGGTAGAACCTATTCGGGTGGATGTGTACGGCTCCGAAATGCCGCTGGCCCAGGTCGCATCGGTGTCGACACCGGATGCGAAGTCCATCGTCATCCAGCCGTGGGACAAGAGCACCTTGGGTGCGATTGGCAAGGCGATACAGATGTCGGATCTCGGATTGAATCCGATGAATGACGGCACGATGATCCGCCTGACTATTCCGCCGCTCACCGAAGAACGCCGCAAGGATCTGGTGAAGCTCGTGAAGAAGTATGTCGAAGAGGCCAAGGTTGCCGTTCGCAACATCCGCCGCGACGCCAACGAGCATATCAAGAAGCTCGAGAAGAATCACGAAATCTCCGAGGACGAGACAAAGAAGGCCGAGCATCGCACTCAGGAGATGACCGACAAGCATATCAAGGAAATGGATCACCTCTTCGATCTGAAGGAGAAGGAGATCCTCGAAGGGTGA